In the Larimichthys crocea isolate SSNF chromosome XXI, L_crocea_2.0, whole genome shotgun sequence genome, one interval contains:
- the tmem138 gene encoding transmembrane protein 138, producing MLQTSNYSLVLLIQLTLLAYDLFVNSFSELLRGAPVIQLVLFIIQDIAILFSVIIILLMMFNTYVFQVGLVSLLLERFRALLMVSALYLTLSICLHCWVLNLRWLESNRFVWTDGLQALFVFQRTAAVLYYYFYKRTAEFMGDPRLYEDSLWLRDAFARARQ from the exons ATGCTTCAGACCAGTAACTACTCCCTGGTGCTGCTGATCCAGCTGACACTGTTGGCCTACGACCTCTTCGTCAACTCCTTCAGTGAACTCCTGAGAGGAGCGCCTGTCATCCAGCTAGTGCTTTTCAT CATCCAGGACATCGCCATCCTGTTCAGCGTGATCATCATTCTGCTGATGATGTTCAACACATACGTGTTCCAGGTTGGCCTGGTGTCCCTGCTGCTGGAGAGATTCAGGGCTCTGCTGATGGTCTCAGCTCTTTACCTGACCCTCAGCATCTGCCTCCACTGCTGGGTGTTG AACCTGAGATGGCTCGAGTCAAACCGCTTCGTTTGGACAGATGGTCTTCaagctctttttgttttccagagaaCAG CGGCAGTGTTGTATTACTACTTCTACAAACGTACAGCTGAGTTTATGGGAGACCCGAGGCTGTATGAGGACTCTCTGTGGCTGCGTGACGCCTTTGCCAGAGCTCGTCAGTGA